CTTGTTTCCATATGGTTCTCCAAGCGCCACCCCACGATTTCGCGCGTTCAAAGGTCCATCACATTAGCCAGGTACAAGCGCCCTCCCCGGCAAGGAATGTATGTAATATCGGTAATCCATACTGAATTGGGTTTGAGTATTTTAAATTGCTGGTTCAGCGTATTCGGGGCAATCGGATGGTCATGATTGGAGTCGGTAGTCTGTACGCGATACGTTTTGAAGACAATGGAGCGAAGCTTCATATGTCGCATGTACACACTCACCGTGCGTTCGGTAATGGTATAGCCTTCTTGATGTAACAGGCGGGTGATCTTCGGACTCCCATACCGCTTTTGATGGTCTGCAAAATGATACTGAATTCGCTTCATTATCGCAGCCTTACGAAGCATATGCGTACTGGTTTTTTCTGTCCGGCACTTGTAGTACCCGCTCCGTGACACATGTAGGGTCATGGACATCTTCTCCAAGAGAAACTCGGAGCGATGTTTTTCAATAAACTGGAATCTCAGTTCCTTGGTTTGCTGAAGATGTGCACTGCTTTTTTTACGATCGCTAATTCCTCTTCCACATCGGCAATCTTGTTATCTTTTTCTTGAAGTTGAAGGCTCATTTCTTTCAACTGTGCATCGAGTTCCCGTACTCGATCCACGCTAGCTGCCGGTTCATTCTTTTGTTCTCGATACTGGCTCATCCATTGATGCAGGGTACTTTTTGGGATGTTGAGCTCTTCCGCCAAGTCGCCCACTGTCTTTGTTTGCTCTTGAATGAACTGCACTGTCTGTTTTTTAAATTCTTCGTTATACCGTGGTCGACGTTCTCCCATGTGAACACACGTCCGTGGACTCATTATCGCCAGTCTGTTAACTACTGTCCACTTTTTATTCTAGCTTCACAATTGTTGTTGCATTCGTTGACTTTTTTATTGAACTCTATCTAAAAAAAACTTTAATGCTGTGTATTCTAGCCATCGAAGAAATATTACCGCATCGTTGATTAAGTAACATGTAGAAAGAGCCCTCTGGATTGGAGGGCCCTTTGATAGACATAGTTATAGTAGATAGGTTATGCGCCACGGAGTGCGACAGTATATGCTACAAGTCCTATAAAAAGTCTTGTTTAATCTTGCATTTCGTTCAATCTACGTACATACTTACGGTGTTTTTTGATTGATTTAAAATACTTGAAATCTCTAACAGCTTCAAGTCCTGCGCCATGTGAAGTAAGAAACATGTACGTTCTCGATCACTCAACGCCAGCAACGCATCCACCAGCTTTAACCGTTCAGCCTCTCCCGTTCGTTGTTCTGATGCTCCCCGTTCTTGGCATTACCTTATCACTCCCCCCCGTATTTAA
This genomic stretch from Paenibacillus sp. FSL H7-0737 harbors:
- a CDS encoding IS3 family transposase, whose amino-acid sequence is MTLHVSRSGYYKCRTEKTSTHMLRKAAIMKRIQYHFADHQKRYGSPKITRLLHQEGYTITERTVSVYMRHMKLRSIVFKTYRVQTTDSNHDHPIAPNTLNQQFKILKPNSVWITDITYIPCRGGRLYLANVMDL
- a CDS encoding transposase codes for the protein MGERRPRYNEEFKKQTVQFIQEQTKTVGDLAEELNIPKSTLHQWMSQYREQKNEPAASVDRVRELDAQLKEMSLQLQEKDNKIADVEEELAIVKKAVHIFSKPRN
- a CDS encoding sigma factor-like helix-turn-helix DNA-binding protein, producing MDALLALSDRERTCFLLHMAQDLKLLEISSILNQSKNTVSMYVD